The following coding sequences are from one Selenomonas sputigena ATCC 35185 window:
- the alaS gene encoding alanine--tRNA ligase, with protein sequence MTGNELREAYLQFFAEKKGHLRLPSASLIPANDPTLLMIGAGMAPFKPFFTGKMKPPRTRITTSQRCVRTGDIENVGRTARHQTYFEMLGNFSFGDYFKKEAIPWAWEFLTDVLDLPKEKLWVTVYPKDDEAAAIWREQPGFPQDHIVKLDDNFWEIGPGPCGPDSEIYIDLGEERGCGSPDCAVGCDCDRYLEIWNLVFTQFDRTEDGQYNPLEHKNIDTGCGLERLASVLQNKKTNFETDLLFPIIEYASKVSGVVYGENAEKDVSLKVIADHARSMAIMIMDGILPSNEGRGYVLRRILRRAVRHGRILGIHDKFLEGAIDAVAEIYKGAADFEELAEKKEYIKKVISIEEDRFAATLAQGMELLNGHIEDLKREGKKVLPGEIGFKLYDTYGFPWEVTDEILHENEMELDKDSFEKAMEEQRERARAARQENQRVAVPDLSGIDTSHLCVDENAKESTVVAIWKDGVLVDELADGEEAGIILQSTPFYAEGGGQVGDAGLLETEFGRVQVANAKKLPDGTVYHIGYVEEGMLKVGDHVSIRIDWMKKLSSARNHTATHLLQAALKRVVGDQVNQAGSLVMPERLRFDFSNFEPVTALQLQEVERLVNEQILMAKPVEIAQMEIDKAKKLGAMALFGEKYGDVVRVVSVPDFSIELCGGSHVKNIGEIGMFKIVSETGIASGVRRIEALTGRAAIDYMNEKAETLAAAAHAFKCRDDEIVSHIESTLAENKKLKQEIASFTKERAMGDVDTLLAQKKQIKDLSFASGIVEADNIDDLRKIADMLLDRLESGVVVLAAAHEGKVSLVAKASDAAVAKGAHAGNIVKAAAKIVGGGGGGRKEMAQAGGKEPAKMPEALQEAERVLAEQLA encoded by the coding sequence ATGACAGGAAATGAATTGCGCGAAGCGTACTTGCAGTTCTTTGCGGAGAAGAAGGGACATCTGCGTTTGCCGAGCGCTTCGCTCATCCCTGCAAACGATCCGACGCTCTTGATGATCGGCGCGGGTATGGCGCCGTTCAAGCCGTTCTTTACGGGCAAGATGAAGCCGCCGCGCACGCGCATCACGACGAGCCAGCGCTGTGTACGTACGGGAGATATTGAGAACGTCGGACGCACGGCGCGTCATCAGACGTATTTTGAAATGCTCGGCAACTTCTCTTTTGGAGATTATTTCAAAAAAGAGGCGATTCCCTGGGCGTGGGAGTTCCTGACGGATGTCTTGGATTTGCCGAAGGAGAAGCTTTGGGTCACGGTCTATCCGAAGGACGATGAAGCAGCCGCCATCTGGAGAGAGCAGCCCGGCTTCCCACAAGATCATATCGTGAAACTCGATGACAACTTCTGGGAGATCGGCCCCGGCCCTTGCGGTCCTGATTCGGAAATCTACATCGACCTTGGTGAAGAGCGCGGCTGCGGCAGTCCGGACTGTGCTGTCGGCTGTGATTGTGACCGCTACCTCGAAATCTGGAATCTCGTCTTTACGCAGTTCGACCGCACGGAAGACGGTCAGTACAATCCGCTTGAGCACAAGAATATTGATACGGGATGCGGTCTTGAGCGATTGGCTTCCGTGCTGCAGAATAAGAAGACGAACTTCGAGACGGATTTACTCTTTCCCATCATCGAATACGCCTCGAAAGTATCTGGCGTCGTTTATGGCGAAAATGCGGAGAAGGACGTTTCGCTCAAGGTCATCGCTGACCATGCGCGCAGCATGGCGATCATGATCATGGACGGCATTCTGCCGTCAAACGAGGGCCGCGGCTATGTTCTGCGCCGCATCCTGCGCCGCGCTGTGCGCCATGGGCGCATCCTCGGCATCCATGACAAGTTCTTGGAAGGCGCGATTGACGCTGTTGCTGAAATCTACAAGGGTGCAGCAGACTTTGAAGAACTTGCTGAGAAGAAAGAATACATCAAGAAAGTCATCAGCATTGAGGAGGATCGCTTCGCGGCGACGCTCGCACAGGGCATGGAACTCTTGAACGGTCATATTGAGGACTTGAAGCGAGAAGGCAAAAAGGTGCTTCCTGGTGAAATCGGCTTCAAACTCTACGATACGTATGGTTTCCCATGGGAAGTCACCGACGAGATCCTGCATGAAAACGAAATGGAACTTGACAAAGATTCCTTCGAGAAAGCAATGGAGGAGCAGCGCGAACGTGCTCGTGCCGCGCGGCAGGAAAATCAGCGCGTCGCCGTACCTGACCTCTCGGGCATCGATACGTCACATCTCTGCGTCGATGAGAACGCGAAGGAATCGACCGTCGTCGCCATCTGGAAGGACGGTGTTCTCGTCGATGAGCTTGCCGACGGCGAGGAGGCGGGCATCATCCTGCAGTCGACGCCTTTCTATGCAGAAGGAGGCGGTCAAGTCGGCGATGCCGGACTTTTGGAGACGGAATTCGGCCGCGTGCAGGTTGCCAACGCCAAGAAACTTCCCGACGGCACGGTTTATCATATCGGTTATGTTGAAGAAGGCATGTTGAAGGTTGGCGACCATGTTTCCATCCGGATTGATTGGATGAAGAAGCTGTCGTCGGCGCGCAACCATACGGCGACGCATCTCCTGCAGGCCGCGTTGAAGCGGGTCGTCGGCGATCAGGTCAATCAGGCCGGCTCCTTGGTCATGCCCGAACGCCTGCGCTTCGATTTCTCCAATTTCGAGCCTGTGACGGCGCTGCAGCTGCAAGAGGTGGAGCGCCTGGTCAATGAGCAGATTCTCATGGCAAAGCCTGTGGAAATCGCGCAGATGGAAATTGACAAGGCGAAGAAACTCGGCGCTATGGCGCTCTTCGGTGAGAAGTACGGCGATGTCGTGCGTGTCGTTTCCGTGCCGGATTTCAGCATAGAACTCTGCGGCGGCTCGCATGTGAAAAATATCGGCGAGATCGGCATGTTCAAGATTGTCAGCGAGACAGGCATCGCTTCTGGCGTGCGCCGCATTGAGGCTTTGACAGGCAGGGCGGCCATCGACTACATGAATGAGAAGGCGGAGACTCTCGCCGCAGCCGCGCACGCGTTCAAATGTCGCGATGATGAAATTGTTTCCCATATTGAGAGCACATTGGCAGAGAACAAGAAGCTCAAGCAGGAAATCGCTTCTTTCACGAAAGAACGCGCCATGGGAGATGTCGATACGCTGCTCGCGCAGAAGAAGCAGATAAAAGATCTTTCCTTTGCTTCGGGCATCGTTGAAGCCGATAATATCGACGATCTGCGAAAGATTGCCGACATGCTGCTCGATCGTCTGGAAAGCGGCGTGGTCGTGCTTGCCGCCGCGCACGAAGGGAAAGTCAGCCTCGTGGCGAAGGCGAGTGACGCAGCTGTGGCAAAGGGCGCTCATGCGGGCAACATCGTCAAGGCGGCAGCAAAAATCGTTGGCGGCGGCGGCGGCGGACGAAAAGAGATGGCGCAGGCAGGCGGCAAAGAACCTGCTAAGATGCCGGAAGCTTTGCAGGAAGCCGAAAGGGTTCTTGCGGAACAGCTTGCTTAA
- a CDS encoding deoxyribonuclease IV, whose protein sequence is MQKTNHTLHIGCHLSSAGGYLAMGKAAVNLDADIFAFFTRNPRGGRAKPLDMEDVRAFCKYREEHGIGTLVAHAPYTMNACAAKDTLRAFAREAMADDLARLEHIPNTLYNFHPGSHVQQGAEKGIELIADLLNDVLDPAKKTIVLLETMAGKGTEIGRSFEEIAAIIERTDCKERLGVCLDTCHVWDAGYDIANDLDGVLEEFDRVIGLSRLHAVHLNDSLNVRAARKDRHARIGEGEIGLEALTRVIRHPKIRHLPFILETPNDDAGYAREIAMLRERA, encoded by the coding sequence ATGCAAAAGACAAACCATACGCTTCACATCGGCTGTCACCTTTCGTCTGCCGGCGGCTATCTCGCCATGGGAAAGGCCGCAGTGAACCTCGATGCCGACATCTTCGCCTTCTTTACACGCAACCCGCGCGGTGGCAGGGCGAAGCCGCTCGACATGGAGGACGTACGTGCCTTCTGCAAATATCGCGAAGAGCACGGCATCGGCACGCTCGTCGCCCATGCGCCCTATACGATGAATGCCTGCGCCGCCAAGGATACTCTGCGCGCCTTCGCACGCGAGGCGATGGCAGATGACCTCGCACGCCTTGAGCATATCCCGAACACGCTCTACAACTTCCACCCCGGCAGCCATGTGCAGCAGGGCGCAGAAAAAGGCATAGAGCTTATTGCAGACCTTTTGAACGACGTCCTCGATCCGGCGAAAAAGACGATCGTGCTCCTGGAGACCATGGCGGGCAAAGGAACGGAGATCGGGCGCAGCTTCGAGGAAATCGCCGCCATCATCGAGCGCACAGACTGCAAGGAACGGCTCGGCGTCTGCCTCGACACCTGCCATGTCTGGGATGCAGGATATGACATCGCAAACGATCTCGACGGCGTACTTGAAGAATTCGACCGTGTAATCGGCCTCTCCCGCCTCCATGCCGTCCATCTCAACGACAGCCTCAACGTCCGCGCCGCCCGCAAGGATCGTCACGCACGCATCGGCGAGGGAGAAATCGGACTCGAAGCCCTGACGCGCGTCATCCGTCACCCGAAGATTCGCCATCTGCCCTTCATCTTGGAAACGCCGAACGACGATGCAGGATATGCAAGGGAGATTGCCATGCTCAGGGAGAGAGCATAG
- a CDS encoding universal stress protein has translation MGSINKILVPVDGSVNGCKAVDEAIAFAEKCNASLDFVYVASNINKDIPSHLVFDRIWEKIPENMKATRHVETGNVPKAILKIADSEKSDMIIMGSRGLGLFKGALIGSVSQKVVEESKVPVMVVK, from the coding sequence ATGGGCAGCATCAACAAAATTCTCGTGCCGGTCGATGGTTCTGTCAACGGCTGCAAGGCCGTGGATGAGGCGATCGCCTTTGCAGAGAAGTGCAATGCAAGTCTCGATTTCGTCTATGTGGCGAGCAACATCAACAAGGATATTCCGAGCCATCTCGTCTTCGACCGCATCTGGGAGAAGATCCCCGAGAACATGAAGGCGACGCGGCATGTTGAGACGGGCAACGTGCCGAAGGCGATCCTGAAGATTGCCGACTCGGAAAAGAGCGACATGATCATCATGGGCAGCCGCGGTCTCGGTCTCTTCAAGGGCGCCTTGATCGGCAGCGTCAGCCAGAAGGTCGTCGAAGAGTCGAAGGTTCCCGTCATGGTGGTAAAGTAA
- a CDS encoding LmeA family phospholipid-binding protein, with the protein MRKLLMLVAGAAAILLVFGETLLPAWARQTAETMLRDRGAESAEVTVESTPGILFLLGQIDTLKIDAKGFRIGDLRMERVQLTGSGVHFSSRDLFLDHRVHLISAKDLKLTGVVSEDALRNLLAKRIDKLDNIKVTIDEDGVHATAEVKIFGRMADVVLEGKIVEDAQALYFHMTRLDIKNALIGKANLGDIFGDIQIAKLDALPLKTRIESVEHRKGAIVVRLSAGGNEE; encoded by the coding sequence TTGCGCAAACTTTTGATGCTTGTTGCAGGCGCTGCGGCAATCCTTCTCGTCTTTGGCGAAACTTTGCTGCCCGCATGGGCGCGGCAGACAGCAGAGACGATGCTCAGGGATCGCGGGGCAGAGAGCGCCGAGGTGACGGTTGAGAGCACGCCCGGCATCCTGTTCCTCTTGGGACAGATCGATACTCTCAAGATTGATGCAAAGGGGTTTCGCATCGGCGATTTGCGCATGGAGCGCGTGCAGCTGACAGGAAGCGGCGTGCATTTTTCGTCGCGAGATCTTTTCCTCGATCACCGCGTGCATCTCATTTCTGCCAAGGATTTGAAACTCACGGGCGTCGTTTCCGAGGATGCTCTGCGCAATCTTTTGGCGAAGCGCATCGACAAGCTTGACAACATCAAGGTGACGATTGACGAAGATGGCGTGCATGCGACAGCGGAAGTGAAGATCTTCGGGCGCATGGCGGATGTCGTGCTCGAAGGGAAGATCGTCGAGGACGCGCAGGCGCTGTACTTTCACATGACGCGGCTCGACATCAAAAACGCCTTGATCGGCAAGGCAAATCTCGGCGACATTTTCGGCGACATTCAGATCGCGAAGCTCGATGCACTGCCTTTGAAGACGCGAATCGAGAGCGTCGAACACAGGAAAGGCGCCATCGTCGTGCGCCTCTCTGCCGGAGGGAATGAGGAGTAG
- the csaB gene encoding polysaccharide pyruvyl transferase CsaB, which yields MSNIVVSGYYGSKNAGDEAMLAAMIEVLSELDPQTNITVISANPPDTKRRHGVEAVSWLSFSDIWKALRASDLLVSGGGSLLQNVTSRRSLYYYMAIIVLAFLARRPVMLYAQGIGPIEGFWARTMMRLIGNGVRLITVRDHGSLAELEAMGIHRPRIVETADPVLAINPVAKDMGWQVLQWNGVTDDKPLVGISVREWKGWQRYKEAFAEAADRIAVELGANLVFLPMQYPEDVKTAETIAAMMKQEAIVLDGEFSTAELLSLVGNMDLLIAIRLHALIFAGVMGVPLVGVSYDPKIDRFLDSIGETPAAKLETITADELMAEVRRKWQRRDTLCEKNAALLKELRRRAFQNAELAVGILRKGAPSLEKKN from the coding sequence ATGAGCAACATCGTAGTATCCGGATATTACGGCTCGAAAAACGCCGGTGATGAAGCCATGCTCGCCGCGATGATCGAGGTTCTATCCGAACTGGACCCGCAAACGAATATCACGGTGATCTCAGCGAACCCTCCGGATACGAAGCGCCGCCACGGTGTTGAGGCTGTTTCATGGCTCTCGTTTTCCGATATATGGAAGGCTTTGCGCGCTTCTGACCTCCTCGTGTCGGGCGGCGGCAGTCTGCTGCAGAATGTCACGAGTCGCCGCAGTCTCTATTACTACATGGCGATCATCGTCCTTGCCTTTCTCGCCCGAAGGCCTGTCATGCTCTACGCGCAGGGCATCGGCCCGATCGAGGGCTTCTGGGCGCGCACGATGATGCGGCTCATCGGCAACGGCGTGCGCCTCATCACCGTGCGCGACCACGGCTCTTTGGCAGAGCTTGAGGCCATGGGCATTCATCGCCCTAGGATCGTCGAAACTGCCGATCCGGTGCTCGCCATCAATCCCGTTGCGAAGGATATGGGATGGCAGGTCTTGCAGTGGAACGGCGTGACGGACGACAAGCCGCTCGTCGGCATATCCGTGCGCGAGTGGAAGGGCTGGCAGCGCTACAAGGAAGCCTTCGCCGAGGCGGCCGACCGCATCGCCGTCGAGCTTGGTGCGAATCTCGTCTTTCTGCCCATGCAGTATCCCGAGGATGTCAAGACGGCGGAGACGATCGCTGCGATGATGAAGCAGGAAGCCATCGTTCTCGACGGCGAGTTTTCGACGGCAGAGCTTCTTTCACTCGTCGGCAATATGGATTTGCTCATCGCGATTCGCCTTCATGCCTTGATTTTTGCGGGCGTCATGGGCGTGCCGCTCGTCGGCGTATCGTACGATCCGAAGATCGATCGTTTCCTTGACTCCATCGGTGAGACGCCCGCCGCGAAACTTGAGACCATCACGGCAGATGAACTCATGGCGGAAGTGCGGCGCAAGTGGCAGAGGCGCGATACGCTTTGCGAGAAAAATGCCGCCCTCCTGAAAGAGCTGAGGAGACGCGCATTTCAAAACGCTGAGCTTGCCGTGGGAATCTTGCGAAAAGGCGCGCCTTCTTTGGAGAAGAAGAATTGA
- the lgt gene encoding prolipoprotein diacylglyceryl transferase, producing MHQYLFFIGDFPVRAYGLILSLSIILATGVAYFLAKQDGRYHSHIVDMGIYCGVAGLLGARLWDVFFFDWDYYQNHLTELLNVWQGGMAIQGGVLLGAVVGILYTRRHGIDTWALADIVAPAIILGQALGRSANLLNGDAFGAPTGSSFGILYPETTLAFHTYGNQPLWPAEIWECQLDIFIFALLLIFRATNHAKGQAFALYVMLYSAARFFLEYLRGDYNELVLGLFKSAQMTSLVAFAIALAFFLWLGFKKHTAEPPKKKNRKRAAHA from the coding sequence ATGCACCAATACTTGTTCTTCATCGGCGACTTTCCCGTGCGCGCTTACGGGCTGATCCTGAGCCTCAGCATCATTCTGGCAACGGGCGTCGCCTACTTCCTCGCCAAACAGGACGGGCGCTACCACAGTCACATCGTCGACATGGGCATTTACTGCGGCGTTGCGGGGCTCTTAGGCGCACGGCTCTGGGACGTCTTCTTCTTCGATTGGGATTACTACCAGAACCACCTGACGGAGCTTTTGAACGTCTGGCAGGGCGGCATGGCGATCCAGGGCGGCGTGCTGCTCGGCGCCGTCGTCGGCATCCTCTACACGCGCCGTCACGGCATCGACACGTGGGCGCTCGCCGACATCGTAGCACCCGCCATCATCCTCGGACAAGCGCTCGGCCGCTCGGCCAATCTTCTGAACGGCGACGCCTTCGGCGCACCGACCGGCTCCTCTTTCGGCATCCTCTATCCCGAGACGACGCTCGCCTTCCACACCTACGGCAATCAGCCCCTGTGGCCGGCGGAAATCTGGGAATGCCAGCTTGACATCTTCATCTTCGCGCTTCTCCTCATCTTTCGCGCGACGAATCATGCGAAGGGACAGGCGTTCGCTCTCTACGTCATGCTCTACTCCGCCGCACGCTTCTTCCTCGAATACCTGCGCGGCGACTACAACGAACTCGTCCTTGGACTGTTCAAATCCGCACAGATGACGAGTCTCGTCGCCTTTGCCATCGCACTCGCCTTCTTCCTCTGGCTCGGCTTCAAAAAGCATACGGCAGAACCACCGAAGAAGAAAAATCGCAAGCGTGCCGCCCACGCATGA
- a CDS encoding DUF5693 family protein — translation MKQFQYNKVLIAFIFVGLVAALLIDVARWRAEEVNKQVDLAIDYEDLVQLAEQEGKPVPEVLQAAKEAGITSLAVYETTFKKLNANGKATALAGSELVANYHAGILTDPAWRTLIENGTIKGSDVCVVGHDARTYKEVKEDLLRRLGAARVNAVTVNGVEILVVKANYETFLKMDLGMPTDEMQAVNDAGFFVLARPTNYLGCTPDDVDAVFRRLENYRISEVVFSGSQMLGAPKSLQTTIDHFKERNLVLGLIEDTTQLQFYKQDGLSEISKGVGYDHVARLYTIPKDEQPKLKIETAVERWANTDMERNIRINLLRIYEKPAPGMTLFETNMHYIKATAEAVESHGFALGPAGTFENWYAPRPLRAVLMLGVAAAVVLYISLITHHLQPRTLYALFALLVFVFAAPILMGSGAKMRILAAFLSANLFPALAVIWQLDRIRTMEPDAKAPLWRIIGTAAVALFVTGALSYVGAAYLSGALADVEYFLEFNIFRGIKLTFVLPIVLVAIAFLTRYDVFDGRMAEGQGALTQLRQILDMPVKLKSLLIFVLVTLAAVVFVARSGHTSGMPVSGLELKFRAILEQAFYARPRSKELMIGHPAFMLAVLAWCRKWPTMLLFALVLVATIGQGSMVETFAHMRTPVYMSFVRGIGGIVLGCGIGAALMVLVHLAQMILSSAKERFSKE, via the coding sequence ATGAAGCAATTTCAATACAACAAGGTGCTCATCGCCTTCATCTTCGTCGGCCTTGTCGCGGCGCTCCTCATCGATGTCGCACGCTGGCGTGCGGAGGAGGTCAACAAGCAGGTCGATCTCGCCATTGACTACGAAGATCTCGTGCAGCTTGCCGAGCAGGAGGGGAAACCTGTCCCTGAAGTGCTGCAGGCGGCGAAGGAAGCGGGCATCACGTCGCTCGCTGTCTACGAGACGACATTCAAGAAACTCAACGCAAATGGAAAGGCGACGGCGCTCGCGGGAAGTGAACTCGTAGCCAATTACCATGCAGGGATCTTGACCGATCCCGCGTGGCGCACCCTCATTGAGAACGGTACGATCAAGGGATCTGACGTCTGTGTCGTCGGGCATGATGCGCGTACCTACAAGGAGGTCAAGGAGGACTTGCTGCGCCGCCTGGGCGCTGCTCGTGTGAACGCCGTCACAGTCAACGGCGTGGAAATCCTCGTCGTCAAGGCGAATTACGAAACCTTCCTCAAGATGGATCTCGGTATGCCGACGGACGAGATGCAGGCGGTCAATGACGCCGGCTTCTTCGTGCTCGCACGTCCGACGAATTATCTGGGCTGCACGCCCGACGACGTCGATGCCGTGTTCCGCCGTCTGGAAAACTACCGCATCTCGGAAGTCGTATTCTCCGGCTCACAGATGCTCGGCGCTCCGAAGTCGCTGCAGACGACGATCGATCACTTCAAGGAGCGCAATCTCGTCCTCGGACTTATCGAGGATACGACGCAGCTGCAGTTCTACAAGCAGGACGGGCTTTCCGAGATCTCCAAGGGCGTCGGCTACGACCATGTCGCGCGTCTTTACACCATCCCGAAGGACGAGCAGCCGAAGCTCAAGATTGAGACGGCGGTCGAGCGTTGGGCGAACACGGACATGGAGCGCAACATTCGCATCAACCTCCTGCGCATTTACGAGAAGCCTGCGCCCGGCATGACGCTCTTCGAGACGAACATGCACTATATCAAGGCGACGGCAGAAGCCGTAGAATCACATGGCTTCGCGCTCGGTCCTGCAGGGACGTTTGAAAACTGGTATGCGCCGCGTCCTCTGCGTGCCGTGCTGATGCTCGGCGTAGCGGCTGCTGTCGTGCTCTACATCTCACTGATCACGCACCATCTGCAGCCGAGGACGCTCTACGCGCTCTTTGCTCTGTTGGTGTTCGTCTTTGCCGCCCCGATCCTCATGGGCAGTGGCGCGAAGATGCGGATTCTCGCGGCGTTTTTGAGCGCGAACCTCTTTCCCGCGCTCGCCGTGATATGGCAGCTCGACCGCATTCGCACCATGGAGCCCGATGCGAAAGCGCCGCTCTGGCGCATCATCGGAACGGCTGCCGTCGCCCTTTTTGTTACAGGGGCGCTCTCCTATGTCGGCGCGGCATATCTGTCGGGAGCGCTCGCTGATGTCGAGTACTTCCTGGAGTTCAACATCTTCCGCGGCATCAAGCTGACGTTTGTCCTGCCCATCGTCCTCGTCGCCATCGCATTTTTGACGCGTTACGACGTCTTTGATGGCAGAATGGCGGAGGGACAGGGCGCGCTCACGCAGCTTCGCCAGATTCTCGATATGCCCGTGAAGCTCAAATCCCTTCTCATTTTCGTGCTCGTGACTCTTGCCGCCGTCGTATTCGTCGCACGTTCCGGTCATACGTCGGGCATGCCCGTCTCGGGGCTTGAGCTGAAGTTCCGTGCCATCCTGGAGCAGGCGTTCTATGCGCGCCCGCGCTCGAAGGAGCTGATGATCGGCCATCCGGCCTTCATGCTCGCCGTCCTCGCGTGGTGCCGCAAGTGGCCGACAATGCTGCTCTTTGCGCTCGTGCTCGTAGCGACGATCGGTCAGGGATCGATGGTCGAGACCTTTGCGCACATGCGCACGCCCGTCTACATGTCCTTTGTGCGCGGCATTGGCGGCATCGTCCTCGGCTGTGGCATCGGCGCAGCTCTCATGGTGCTCGTGCACCTCGCGCAAATGATACTATCTTCGGCAAAGGAGCGTTTCTCAAAGGAATGA
- a CDS encoding polysaccharide deacetylase family protein gives MHTSKKKILAIILSLFVLLLAAAYLCSTSFQGGVPVLNYHQINDRDHNALTLSTPEFEAQMQYLAENGYHPITPNELADHLENGAPLPEKPILLTFDDGYIDNYKNAYPILQKYGLKGSIFIITDYLNVYPNYLTWEICQEMQDSGIIDIECHTMTHVALSELPSAEALQHEAVDSKKAIESHLNKKVTSIAYPCGAYNDEVQRVVREAGYRTAFTVNYGLDHPGDDQYALNRIPIFGSNSHSFLRFKLRLLFTPICSRLQNVRAELLSGGHDTCARFIPTP, from the coding sequence ATGCATACATCAAAGAAAAAAATTCTTGCCATCATACTTTCACTCTTCGTCTTGCTCCTCGCTGCAGCATATTTATGCTCGACCAGCTTCCAAGGCGGCGTTCCCGTTCTCAACTACCACCAGATCAACGACCGCGACCACAATGCCCTGACGTTGAGCACACCCGAGTTCGAAGCGCAGATGCAGTATCTCGCCGAAAACGGCTACCATCCCATCACGCCGAACGAACTTGCCGATCACCTCGAAAACGGCGCCCCGCTGCCCGAAAAGCCCATCCTCCTCACCTTCGACGACGGCTATATCGACAATTACAAGAACGCCTACCCTATCCTGCAAAAATACGGGCTTAAAGGTTCCATCTTCATCATCACGGACTATCTGAACGTCTATCCGAACTATCTCACATGGGAAATCTGCCAAGAAATGCAGGACTCAGGCATCATCGACATCGAGTGCCACACGATGACCCATGTCGCGCTCAGCGAGCTTCCCTCTGCCGAAGCTCTGCAGCACGAAGCCGTCGACTCTAAGAAAGCGATTGAATCGCACCTCAATAAAAAGGTCACTTCCATCGCCTACCCCTGCGGCGCTTACAATGACGAAGTGCAGCGTGTCGTAAGGGAAGCCGGCTACCGCACGGCGTTCACCGTCAACTACGGACTCGACCATCCCGGCGATGACCAGTACGCGCTCAACCGCATACCGATCTTTGGCTCCAATTCCCACTCCTTCCTGCGCTTCAAGCTGCGCCTCCTCTTCACACCCATCTGCTCCCGTCTGCAAAACGTGCGCGCGGAACTTCTGAGCGGCGGTCACGATACCTGCGCACGCTTCATTCCTACACCCTGA